One stretch of Rhodopirellula islandica DNA includes these proteins:
- a CDS encoding chorismate synthase: MEILGGPHFSVAGAGESHGPAVTTIIHGCPPGVRIRRRDVQPFLDRRRPGGNKHGTPRNEKDKVVFLSGLYQDDMDALLTGSKLSVEVDNQSFATEGYEDGFTTGEPIAAIVLSTSKKSGDYTQFSGPTGEVRPGHTDLVKFHQSKGFVDVRGGGRSSYRSTITDVIGGSVARLILREYFGTRFVSSICQVGSLKASRRLADSLTIENVDEIEKTLGEAEIASIDSDFATEAGELIKETRKRGDSLGAAVEVVAVGVPPLVGQPLYQSLKVRLMGALGGLNAVQSCEIGSGADVIPRTGSENNDPIRSKGYQSNTHGGLIGGITTGNPLVARVGFKPTSTINLPQDSINKQFDEIDFELAKGRHDPCVGVRAGVTLESRMAIELLNSVLAYQATAHCGDSIKLF; the protein is encoded by the coding sequence ATGGAAATCCTAGGCGGTCCCCATTTCTCGGTCGCAGGAGCAGGCGAGAGCCACGGCCCTGCGGTCACCACGATCATTCATGGGTGCCCTCCTGGGGTTCGCATTCGTCGACGCGATGTGCAACCGTTCCTCGACCGACGTCGGCCAGGTGGCAACAAACACGGCACGCCCCGCAATGAAAAGGACAAAGTCGTCTTTCTGTCGGGGCTGTACCAGGATGACATGGATGCGCTGCTGACCGGATCGAAATTGTCGGTCGAGGTGGACAACCAATCGTTTGCCACCGAAGGCTACGAAGACGGCTTCACCACCGGGGAACCCATTGCGGCGATCGTGTTGTCGACCAGCAAGAAATCAGGCGACTACACCCAGTTCAGTGGCCCTACCGGGGAAGTCCGGCCGGGCCACACGGATCTGGTGAAATTCCACCAATCCAAAGGCTTCGTCGACGTTCGCGGTGGCGGGCGTTCGAGCTACCGATCGACCATCACCGATGTCATCGGCGGCAGCGTGGCTCGCCTCATCCTAAGGGAATACTTTGGGACCCGGTTTGTCTCTTCGATTTGCCAAGTCGGTTCGCTGAAGGCCAGTCGTCGGTTGGCGGACTCTCTGACGATTGAGAATGTGGACGAGATCGAGAAGACGCTCGGCGAAGCTGAGATCGCTTCGATCGATTCAGACTTCGCAACCGAAGCCGGTGAGCTGATCAAGGAAACTCGCAAACGTGGCGATTCCCTGGGTGCGGCGGTCGAAGTGGTCGCCGTTGGCGTTCCGCCCCTGGTGGGTCAACCGCTCTATCAAAGCCTGAAGGTTCGCTTGATGGGAGCCCTCGGTGGCCTCAACGCGGTGCAGTCCTGCGAGATTGGATCAGGCGCCGATGTGATTCCGCGGACCGGCAGCGAAAACAACGATCCGATTCGCAGCAAGGGCTATCAATCCAACACGCACGGTGGATTGATTGGTGGCATCACCACCGGCAATCCCCTGGTTGCTCGAGTCGGCTTCAAGCCCACCTCGACGATCAACCTGCCGCAAGATTCCATCAACAAGCAGTTCGATGAAATCGATTTTGAGTTGGCCAAGGGTCGGCACGATCCATGCGTTGGCGTTCGAGCCGGCGTGACATTGGAATCACGCATGGCGATCGAACTGCTCAACTCCGTGTTGGCCTATCAAGCCACCGCTCATTGTGGTGACTCGATCAAGCTGTTTTGA
- a CDS encoding LL-diaminopimelate aminotransferase codes for MSSAAAASETAPNSDPYIQSLFAERIGGANYGKSTEIYKFEKIKRAKRKALADHPERQLLDFGIGENDSMADASIREVMGREINQVENRGYADNGVAEYKAAAARFMQRQFGVQLDPETQINHCIGSKPAYAMLPACFINPGDITMMTVPGYPVAGTHTRYYGGDVYRLPLLAENKFLPDLDAIPDDVFRRTKLMILNYPNSPTGGTAPKSFFEDVIALAKEKEFVVVNDAAHIMLTFDGKPSSFLEVPGALDVGVEVHSMSKGYDMIGWRMGFVAGHPLVVKAFSDVKDNSDSGQFIATQKAAAAALDDDSIPERIRTKYRRRMEKLVKVLRDCGFEAEMPGGTYFLYTKSPSGTASGETFAAAEDATRFLIEENGIVTVPWDDAGSFLRFSVTYIAEDEAAEDALMAETAARLNGAGLQWKS; via the coding sequence ATGTCCTCCGCTGCCGCTGCTTCCGAAACCGCTCCGAACTCCGACCCGTACATTCAATCGCTGTTTGCCGAACGAATTGGCGGAGCGAACTACGGCAAGAGCACCGAGATTTACAAGTTTGAAAAGATCAAACGCGCCAAACGAAAAGCCTTGGCGGATCACCCTGAGCGGCAATTGCTGGACTTCGGAATCGGCGAAAACGATTCCATGGCCGACGCGTCGATTCGCGAAGTCATGGGCCGTGAAATCAACCAAGTCGAAAATCGTGGCTACGCTGACAATGGCGTCGCGGAATACAAGGCAGCCGCCGCTCGATTCATGCAGCGTCAATTTGGCGTTCAGCTGGATCCTGAAACACAGATCAACCACTGCATCGGCAGCAAACCAGCTTACGCAATGTTGCCGGCCTGCTTCATCAACCCAGGCGACATCACGATGATGACCGTGCCGGGCTATCCCGTCGCGGGCACTCACACACGCTACTACGGTGGCGACGTCTACCGATTGCCATTGCTGGCCGAGAACAAGTTCTTGCCCGATTTGGACGCGATCCCCGACGATGTGTTCCGTCGCACCAAGTTGATGATTCTCAACTACCCCAACTCGCCCACGGGTGGCACGGCACCGAAGTCCTTCTTCGAAGATGTGATCGCGCTGGCGAAAGAAAAGGAGTTCGTGGTCGTCAACGACGCCGCTCACATCATGCTGACCTTTGACGGCAAACCGTCCAGCTTCCTCGAAGTCCCCGGTGCCTTGGACGTTGGTGTCGAAGTTCACTCGATGAGCAAAGGCTACGACATGATCGGATGGCGAATGGGATTCGTCGCCGGTCACCCATTGGTTGTCAAAGCGTTCTCGGACGTCAAAGACAACAGTGACAGCGGTCAATTCATCGCCACGCAAAAAGCTGCCGCGGCGGCACTCGATGACGATTCCATTCCAGAACGCATCCGCACCAAGTATCGTCGGCGAATGGAAAAACTGGTCAAAGTCCTTCGAGACTGTGGCTTCGAAGCCGAGATGCCAGGCGGCACCTACTTCCTCTACACGAAGTCACCGTCCGGAACAGCCAGCGGCGAAACCTTTGCCGCTGCGGAAGATGCGACGCGGTTCCTGATTGAAGAAAACGGCATCGTCACCGTGCCCTGGGACGACGCCGGTTCGTTCCTTCGTTTCAGCGTGACTTACATCGCCGAAGACGAAGCCGCCGAAGATGCCTTGATGGCCGAAACGGCTGCCCGGTTGAACGGAGCCGGTTTGCAATGGAAATCCTAG
- a CDS encoding sensor histidine kinase, giving the protein MSEPIFSSHDDTLPSNDPPAKAGGARDSSSRSDRSREQARHEAEMREARGHYEELAELAGSLAHEIKNPLSIIHMNIDLLSEDLMEIDSPSSRRCQNRVDMVRNQCERMEGLLRDFLRFARLRHIDLVPGSLNDQIQQVLDAYQAQADSQDVELQRYLDPDLPSIRLHSDALQSALMNLVKNALEAMPDGGQLWARTYSTRGGVNLDLIDTGSGVDDNTVLHMFEPFYSTKDGGSGLGLPTARKIIEAHGARISVQSETGRGTKFSLQFPVPARLG; this is encoded by the coding sequence ATGTCCGAGCCGATTTTTTCCAGTCACGACGACACTCTGCCCTCGAATGATCCCCCTGCCAAAGCGGGCGGTGCACGTGACAGTTCGTCTCGCAGCGACCGTTCTCGCGAGCAAGCTCGACACGAAGCGGAAATGCGTGAGGCACGCGGCCACTATGAAGAACTGGCGGAACTCGCCGGGTCGCTGGCCCATGAGATCAAGAACCCGCTTTCCATCATCCACATGAACATCGATTTGCTCAGTGAAGATTTGATGGAGATCGATTCTCCGTCGAGTCGTCGCTGCCAGAATCGAGTCGACATGGTTCGGAACCAGTGCGAACGCATGGAAGGGCTGCTGCGAGATTTCTTGCGATTTGCCAGGTTGCGGCACATCGATTTGGTCCCGGGCAGCTTGAATGACCAGATCCAACAAGTCCTTGATGCCTACCAGGCTCAGGCGGATTCCCAAGACGTGGAGTTGCAGCGGTATCTCGATCCCGATCTACCATCGATTCGCCTGCACAGTGACGCGCTGCAATCGGCGCTCATGAATCTGGTGAAGAACGCGCTGGAAGCGATGCCCGATGGCGGACAGCTTTGGGCCCGCACCTACAGCACTCGTGGTGGGGTGAACCTGGACTTGATCGACACCGGATCCGGCGTCGACGACAACACGGTGCTGCACATGTTCGAACCGTTCTACAGCACCAAAGATGGTGGCTCCGGGTTGGGATTGCCGACCGCTCGAAAAATCATCGAAGCTCACGGGGCGCGGATTTCAGTTCAAAGTGAAACCGGCCGCGGGACCAAATTCAGTTTGCAATTTCCTGTGCCGGCGCGTTTGGGGTGA
- a CDS encoding redoxin domain-containing protein translates to MPIRVLMFWFVAVLGIFATTVGMDRAVAAEPSASPAQPYVLQMIRDDSVHAELQLSTDQIQQVYDAIAEVDPRWWVNRITPLEQQSAEIRELTSTLKNRLAGVLSDDQMKRLEQLEKQAAGTRFVVHPDAIAALELSDSQVETLKETFAATDEEVAKLQKQVADKELEAAEAASDVAAIQARERQSLVGQLTRDQQAKIGSLLGATFDFSKVMRTYPRAPEFVLDGAEWIQGEPATMEDLRGKVVVVYFYAFQCINCQRNFPHYHAWHDDMADQGLVVIGIQRPETSAERSRERVLAAVEKDGFEYPVLFDEESGNWNAWGNTMWPTTYLIDKKGFIRRWWQGEMNWQGTPGEQQMRQTIEQLLAE, encoded by the coding sequence ATGCCGATTCGAGTTTTGATGTTCTGGTTCGTTGCGGTGCTGGGGATTTTTGCGACGACAGTTGGCATGGATCGAGCGGTGGCGGCAGAGCCGTCCGCCTCGCCGGCTCAGCCGTACGTGCTGCAGATGATTCGTGACGACTCGGTGCACGCAGAATTGCAGCTTTCCACCGATCAGATCCAGCAAGTGTACGACGCCATCGCGGAGGTTGATCCTCGCTGGTGGGTCAACCGGATCACTCCCCTCGAGCAGCAATCCGCTGAAATTCGAGAGTTGACGTCGACGCTGAAAAACCGACTGGCTGGGGTTTTGTCCGATGACCAAATGAAGCGTTTGGAGCAATTGGAAAAGCAGGCCGCTGGAACTCGATTTGTGGTGCATCCCGATGCGATCGCCGCTCTGGAATTGAGCGACAGCCAAGTTGAAACGCTCAAAGAAACGTTTGCCGCGACCGACGAGGAAGTCGCCAAGCTGCAGAAACAGGTCGCGGACAAAGAGTTGGAAGCCGCCGAAGCGGCCAGTGATGTCGCCGCGATCCAAGCTCGAGAGCGGCAGAGTTTGGTCGGCCAGTTGACTCGGGATCAACAAGCCAAAATCGGATCATTGCTGGGCGCGACGTTCGACTTCTCAAAGGTGATGCGAACCTACCCACGAGCCCCCGAGTTTGTGCTCGACGGTGCGGAGTGGATTCAGGGCGAACCCGCCACGATGGAAGATCTGCGTGGCAAAGTCGTGGTGGTTTATTTCTACGCGTTTCAGTGCATCAACTGCCAACGAAACTTCCCGCACTACCACGCCTGGCATGACGACATGGCGGACCAGGGATTGGTGGTGATCGGAATCCAAAGGCCGGAAACGTCGGCCGAGCGAAGTCGGGAACGGGTTTTGGCTGCGGTGGAAAAGGACGGGTTTGAATACCCGGTTTTGTTTGACGAAGAATCCGGCAACTGGAATGCTTGGGGAAATACCATGTGGCCGACGACCTACTTGATTGACAAGAAGGGGTTCATTCGTCGATGGTGGCAGGGCGAAATGAATTGGCAAGGCACCCCTGGTGAACAGCAAATGCGTCAGACCATCGAGCAACTGCTTGCAGAGTAA
- the thiL gene encoding thiamine-phosphate kinase, whose product MEQSFLAYLRGRTRQLPQVAVGIGDDAAVIDWPGESSSAPSSLRQVACTDQILDGVDFRSGDQSLADIGFKAMAINLSDIAAMGATPASALVTLALPSENATEIAGEVYEGILEAAQKYQVAIAGGDLSTYDGPLSISITVLGWVEKPWLRTGAEEGDALFVTGSLGGSLLGRHLRPEPRVELAAQLKEKVDVHAAIDVSDGFSLDLDRMLAASRMGAELELESLPISDAAHQFSETSGRTPLEHAWSDGEDFELIFCVSPEQASIVESTDWGVPVTRVGKVVGRTGLWKRVATSKFERVFPQGFVHAEKDIAAAK is encoded by the coding sequence ATGGAACAGTCCTTTCTCGCCTACCTTCGCGGTCGAACTCGTCAATTGCCTCAGGTCGCCGTCGGAATCGGCGACGATGCGGCGGTGATTGACTGGCCGGGGGAATCCTCGTCTGCCCCGTCTTCCCTGCGTCAGGTTGCCTGCACCGATCAAATCCTTGATGGCGTGGATTTTCGTTCGGGGGATCAGTCGCTGGCCGACATCGGGTTCAAAGCGATGGCGATCAATCTCAGTGACATCGCCGCGATGGGGGCGACGCCTGCCTCCGCACTGGTGACATTGGCACTGCCTTCCGAAAACGCGACGGAAATCGCCGGTGAAGTCTACGAGGGCATTCTCGAAGCGGCCCAGAAGTACCAAGTCGCGATCGCGGGCGGCGATCTTTCCACGTACGACGGCCCGCTCTCGATCAGCATCACGGTGCTCGGGTGGGTCGAAAAACCGTGGTTGCGAACGGGAGCCGAAGAGGGCGACGCTCTGTTCGTCACCGGGTCTCTCGGTGGCAGCTTGTTGGGGCGGCATCTTCGCCCTGAACCGCGAGTCGAATTGGCGGCGCAGCTGAAAGAGAAAGTCGACGTGCATGCGGCGATCGATGTCAGCGACGGTTTCAGCCTGGATCTCGACCGGATGCTGGCGGCCAGCCGAATGGGGGCGGAGTTGGAATTGGAATCGCTGCCCATTTCAGATGCGGCTCATCAGTTTTCCGAAACGAGTGGCCGCACGCCATTGGAACATGCCTGGAGTGACGGAGAAGATTTCGAGTTGATCTTCTGCGTCTCGCCCGAGCAAGCGTCGATTGTTGAATCGACCGATTGGGGTGTGCCCGTGACGCGAGTCGGCAAGGTGGTGGGCCGCACCGGATTGTGGAAACGCGTCGCAACCAGCAAGTTCGAGCGTGTCTTCCCGCAAGGCTTTGTGCATGCCGAAAAAGACATCGCGGCAGCCAAGTGA
- a CDS encoding glycine cleavage system protein H, with amino-acid sequence MNDSDSTLGEQFQFAMGEFEASFPKSYHYAKNHMWATPSPDQSAASGSEQCVWRFGLSAYAVRLLQDVYFLDWIVEPGTPLSARKTIGSIESKKAESDLFSPIAGELIAINDNALDEPSVINASPYVDGWLIEIRGNASEENLLSSDVYAEHLNEAWEVAQRTIKGQANH; translated from the coding sequence ATGAACGATTCAGATTCCACTCTCGGTGAGCAGTTCCAATTCGCAATGGGCGAGTTTGAGGCCTCGTTCCCCAAGAGCTATCACTACGCGAAAAATCACATGTGGGCGACGCCATCGCCGGACCAGTCCGCTGCCAGTGGCAGCGAGCAATGCGTCTGGCGGTTCGGGTTGTCAGCGTACGCGGTGCGTCTGCTGCAAGACGTCTACTTTCTGGATTGGATCGTGGAACCGGGAACGCCTTTGTCGGCCCGCAAAACGATCGGATCGATTGAGAGCAAGAAGGCGGAAAGCGATCTGTTCTCACCGATCGCAGGTGAGCTGATTGCGATCAACGACAACGCCTTGGACGAGCCTTCTGTCATCAACGCATCGCCCTACGTCGACGGATGGCTGATCGAAATTCGCGGCAACGCCTCGGAAGAAAACCTGTTGTCCTCTGACGTCTACGCCGAGCATCTCAATGAGGCTTGGGAAGTCGCTCAGCGAACCATCAAAGGCCAAGCCAATCACTGA
- a CDS encoding sialate O-acetylesterase, producing the protein MSDPRFRFHRVLFAALFLCSSVGALHPSLVRGDVKLPGFFSDHMVLQQEKPIRVWGWAEPSEKVQVTIGDDQASTQADAEGHWVVELPSRSASADPVEIKVTGNNEIELQDILIGEVWLCSGQSNMEWRVQSSVNAAEEIAAANFPQIRHMKVPRVPSPFAQDDVLAPWQVCSPETAGQFTAAGYFMARRLHQELNVPIGLVNSSWGGTRIEPWTPPVGFQGIKELKEISDSVTQRTPGTDAYESALQNHLKSTKAWIAKAEQALANDSFLEPAPEYPSSLAPFTSHGQPTTLYNGMIHPLIQMPIRGAIWYQGEANRGDGMLYKAKMQALIEGWRAKWNQGPFPFYFVQIAPYQYGDEAGPVLAKFWEAQTASQTIPNTAMVVTNDIATLDNIHPPNKQDVGKRLADLALRHDYGKTDLVAHSPELESMQPEGSQLRLRFKNVGGDLKTSDDQSPNWFEIIGPNSGGFQTATAKIEGNEIVLSSPKVQHPVAMRFAWDKLAEPNLRGATGLPVSAFRAGKVPSFAQTIPGADDYELVYELDLNKLGASIQYDIDRHADIFKFDRVAYLVSLEDASGNIKSVFVSMDAFTDDIEKLAIPTVESKATFQQAVESMNVHCSDASVSNGTGVSTGRIEFWPNNYSPSNDAKVPGASGTAFDFGDQPGPPADGYGCMQVHNVGARETVFALNNWKRGRDADLGIGNHSGEHTDWTFASNAAQYDNKKLQVLVRPVK; encoded by the coding sequence ATGTCTGACCCTCGATTCCGCTTTCACCGCGTGTTGTTCGCGGCTCTGTTCCTTTGCAGTTCCGTGGGTGCCTTGCATCCAAGTCTTGTTCGCGGCGATGTCAAACTGCCCGGCTTCTTCAGCGACCATATGGTCCTGCAACAAGAAAAACCGATCCGTGTTTGGGGTTGGGCAGAACCTTCGGAAAAGGTCCAAGTCACGATCGGTGACGACCAGGCCAGCACGCAAGCCGACGCAGAAGGGCACTGGGTGGTCGAACTTCCCAGTCGCTCGGCGAGTGCCGATCCGGTTGAGATCAAGGTGACCGGCAACAACGAAATTGAGCTCCAAGACATTTTGATCGGCGAAGTCTGGTTGTGCTCGGGCCAGTCCAACATGGAATGGCGAGTCCAATCCAGCGTCAACGCGGCCGAGGAAATCGCTGCGGCAAACTTCCCGCAAATCCGGCACATGAAAGTGCCTCGCGTTCCATCGCCATTCGCCCAGGACGATGTGCTGGCACCGTGGCAGGTCTGCTCTCCCGAGACCGCCGGCCAATTCACCGCCGCCGGGTACTTCATGGCTCGACGACTGCATCAAGAACTGAACGTTCCCATCGGTTTGGTCAATTCGTCTTGGGGCGGCACTCGCATTGAACCTTGGACCCCACCAGTCGGGTTCCAAGGAATCAAAGAGCTGAAAGAGATCTCGGACTCGGTCACTCAGCGAACACCGGGAACCGACGCCTATGAATCGGCGTTGCAAAACCACTTGAAATCAACCAAGGCGTGGATCGCGAAAGCGGAGCAAGCGTTGGCAAATGATTCGTTCCTCGAACCCGCCCCCGAATACCCCAGTTCATTGGCGCCGTTCACATCGCACGGCCAGCCAACAACGCTCTACAACGGCATGATTCATCCACTGATTCAAATGCCCATTCGAGGTGCGATCTGGTACCAAGGCGAAGCCAATCGGGGCGATGGAATGCTGTACAAGGCAAAAATGCAAGCGTTGATCGAAGGCTGGCGAGCGAAGTGGAACCAGGGCCCTTTTCCATTTTACTTTGTGCAGATCGCCCCCTATCAATATGGTGATGAAGCAGGCCCGGTCCTGGCCAAGTTCTGGGAAGCTCAAACAGCGTCACAAACCATCCCCAACACCGCGATGGTGGTCACCAACGACATCGCCACACTGGACAACATTCACCCACCCAACAAGCAAGACGTCGGCAAACGCTTGGCTGACCTGGCGCTGCGTCATGACTATGGAAAGACGGACTTGGTCGCACACAGTCCGGAACTGGAATCCATGCAACCCGAGGGCAGCCAGCTTCGATTGCGTTTCAAGAACGTCGGCGGTGATTTGAAAACCAGCGACGACCAATCGCCCAATTGGTTTGAAATCATCGGTCCAAATTCAGGTGGATTCCAAACAGCAACGGCCAAGATCGAAGGGAACGAGATCGTTCTGTCATCCCCCAAGGTCCAGCATCCCGTCGCCATGCGATTCGCCTGGGACAAACTCGCCGAGCCCAACCTTCGCGGTGCGACCGGTTTGCCCGTGTCCGCCTTTCGAGCTGGCAAAGTCCCCTCGTTTGCCCAGACGATTCCCGGTGCGGACGACTACGAATTGGTCTACGAACTGGACCTGAACAAACTGGGAGCTTCCATTCAGTATGACATTGACCGCCACGCTGACATTTTCAAGTTCGATCGCGTCGCCTACTTGGTCTCTCTGGAAGATGCCAGCGGCAACATCAAATCGGTCTTCGTCAGCATGGATGCGTTCACCGACGACATCGAGAAACTGGCCATCCCCACGGTCGAATCGAAAGCGACTTTCCAGCAAGCGGTCGAGTCGATGAATGTCCATTGCAGTGATGCCAGCGTGTCCAACGGAACCGGTGTCTCAACCGGACGGATTGAGTTTTGGCCCAACAATTACAGCCCCAGCAATGACGCGAAAGTCCCCGGAGCATCTGGCACGGCCTTCGACTTTGGTGACCAACCCGGGCCGCCCGCGGATGGTTACGGCTGCATGCAAGTCCACAACGTGGGCGCCCGCGAAACCGTCTTTGCACTCAACAATTGGAAGCGAGGACGGGACGCCGATCTCGGAATTGGCAATCACTCGGGTGAGCACACCGATTGGACCTTCGCCAGCAACGCGGCTCAGTACGACAACAAGAAGTTGCAGGTCTTGGTCCGTCCCGTGAAGTGA
- a CDS encoding SDR family NAD(P)-dependent oxidoreductase, translating to MNASQVPSGESSPASPKAFHPQGFRLDGRRVVVTGGTQGVGGAIARGLTSVGADVVLIGLQHDPAAEATLVACRENGQRAELILCDLSAPAESWVDGLLQQIDDVLPGVDTLINNAGTFIDTPFLEMTAERYQTTMNLNVGAGYFLTQAFAKRWVANQVAGRVLFTGSINGFLAEPDHTAYDTSKGAVAAMVRSLCVSLAPHRIRVNSMAPGLVRTQLTDVVNHDTSIESWMQLHTPNGTIPSADACVGAAIFLLSDVAEHVHGQTLLVDGGMSAWQQPDLPADH from the coding sequence TTGAACGCGTCACAAGTTCCCTCCGGTGAGTCATCGCCGGCATCTCCCAAGGCGTTTCATCCCCAGGGTTTCCGATTGGATGGGCGCCGTGTTGTTGTCACCGGCGGCACCCAAGGTGTCGGCGGCGCGATCGCGCGCGGCCTGACCAGCGTGGGCGCGGACGTTGTCTTGATCGGCCTCCAGCATGATCCCGCTGCGGAAGCCACCTTGGTCGCCTGCCGTGAAAACGGTCAGCGTGCGGAGTTGATCCTGTGTGATCTATCGGCACCCGCCGAATCTTGGGTCGACGGGTTGCTGCAACAAATCGATGACGTGCTGCCCGGTGTGGACACGCTCATCAACAACGCGGGCACCTTCATCGACACACCCTTTCTCGAGATGACCGCGGAACGCTATCAAACCACGATGAACTTGAACGTCGGGGCAGGGTACTTCCTGACCCAGGCCTTCGCGAAACGCTGGGTGGCGAACCAGGTCGCCGGACGAGTCCTGTTCACCGGTTCGATCAATGGTTTCTTGGCCGAACCCGATCACACCGCGTATGACACGTCCAAAGGTGCCGTCGCTGCGATGGTGCGTTCCCTCTGCGTTTCGCTGGCTCCCCACCGGATTCGCGTCAACTCGATGGCTCCAGGATTAGTTCGAACGCAGCTGACCGACGTCGTCAATCACGACACTTCGATCGAATCCTGGATGCAGTTGCACACGCCCAACGGCACGATCCCCTCCGCGGACGCCTGTGTGGGAGCCGCCATCTTTCTGCTCAGCGATGTGGCAGAACATGTTCACGGACAAACGCTGCTGGTTGATGGCGGCATGAGTGCGTGGCAACAACCGGACCTTCCCGCCGATCATTGA
- a CDS encoding DUF6807 domain-containing protein, which translates to MNPLRFRRFLRQLTQHACVAIAACSMASSATAAPPEAAEATANWETKTVASDEKDSKQLDVEIYRGGKLIARHHSSLLGTPGLYPLHSPSGLPLTRDYPMEEKGQYEKDDHHHHRSLWFTHGIVNEFDFWLDKPTPHTGYIVQTSLTKDESEDGVTLNTTNDWNDKDGKRVLSDQRRWTFTESQGDTVIDLDVRLKATDGDVVLGDTKEGTLGVRVAGSMKVDSKLGGTAQNAEGLKDGTAWGKKSSWVDYSGPIQQADSDEPTDWPTAGITMFYHPENPLPECYWHVRTYGLFAANPFGRQHFGQPEYEGVKIAEGEHLDLHFRIVLHDDGFDREKSAQHFADYSKTEPSF; encoded by the coding sequence ATGAATCCTCTGCGTTTTCGCCGGTTCCTTCGCCAACTCACACAGCATGCCTGCGTTGCCATCGCAGCATGCTCGATGGCTTCATCGGCCACGGCCGCACCTCCTGAGGCTGCCGAAGCCACAGCGAACTGGGAAACCAAAACGGTCGCTTCCGATGAGAAGGATTCGAAACAACTGGATGTGGAGATTTATCGGGGTGGAAAGTTGATCGCCCGTCACCATTCCAGTCTGCTCGGTACCCCAGGACTTTACCCGTTGCATTCGCCCTCGGGATTGCCGCTGACTCGCGACTACCCGATGGAGGAGAAGGGCCAGTACGAAAAGGACGACCACCATCACCACCGTTCGCTGTGGTTCACCCACGGGATCGTCAACGAGTTCGACTTCTGGTTGGACAAACCCACGCCCCACACCGGATACATCGTCCAAACATCGCTCACGAAAGACGAAAGCGAAGACGGCGTCACCCTGAACACGACCAACGACTGGAACGACAAAGACGGCAAACGCGTCTTGAGCGATCAGCGCCGATGGACATTCACCGAATCACAGGGTGACACCGTCATCGACCTGGACGTCCGACTGAAGGCCACCGATGGCGACGTTGTCCTCGGTGACACCAAAGAAGGCACGCTAGGAGTTCGCGTCGCAGGATCGATGAAGGTCGACTCGAAACTGGGCGGAACCGCACAAAACGCGGAAGGCCTGAAGGACGGCACGGCATGGGGCAAAAAATCGTCGTGGGTCGACTACAGCGGCCCGATTCAGCAAGCCGATTCAGACGAGCCAACCGACTGGCCCACCGCTGGCATCACGATGTTTTATCATCCAGAGAACCCACTTCCGGAGTGCTACTGGCACGTTCGCACGTATGGATTGTTCGCAGCCAACCCATTCGGACGCCAACACTTTGGCCAACCCGAATACGAGGGCGTCAAGATCGCCGAGGGAGAGCACCTCGACCTTCACTTCCGAATCGTGTTGCATGATGACGGCTTTGATCGAGAAAAATCGGCGCAGCATTTTGCCGACTACTCCAAGACCGAACCATCGTTTTGA